From the Salvelinus alpinus chromosome 32, SLU_Salpinus.1, whole genome shotgun sequence genome, one window contains:
- the LOC139562525 gene encoding polymeric immunoglobulin receptor-like encodes MDNHLSFLLLFIIFYRVSAGRHVSVQAGGSITIPCSYDQYYINHVKYWCKGYDWNRCSSVVRTDHPKSTDRASISDYIAQRVFTVIMTDLEPEDSNTYRCVVEINGGIDSMIQWFYLSVTPGTPELYVDQQEVTGVEGGSVTVHCYYSNSGDMKWCRMGGDCVMWYSGTLNGTSVTLKRTSEANNRTVLTVTMSGLKMKNTDWYWCRVGELEMPVHITVSQQTATQRTSKMSSTTQDPTPQQPSASPTAEPVQTDNTSQGAEGNMEVVHQRSVKVLLISLGILVVVTAGILVTWKMWRKHKDNKAKDQTTNNSVSSDPEQDITYSTVTVVENRFKYNAYKNL; translated from the exons ATGGATaaccatctctccttcctcctcctcttcatcatcttCTACAGAGTCTCAGCAG GGAGGCATGTGTCTGTGCAGGCAGGAGGCTCCATCACCATCCCATGTAGCTATGATCAGTATTACATAAACCATGTGAAATACTGGTGTAAAGGGTATGATTGGAATCGTTGCTCCTCTGTAGTACGCACTGACCATCCTAAGAGCACTGATAGGGCCTCAATCTCTGATTACATCGCCCAGAGAGTCTTCACTGTGATAATGACTGATCTTGAGCCAGAGGATTCTAATACCTACAGGTGTGTTGTGGAGATCAATGGAGGAATAGATAGCATGATACAATGGTTCTACCTATCTGTCACTCCAG GTACTCCAGAACTCTATGTGGACCAACAGGAAGTGACTGGAGTAGAAGGAGGGAGTGTCACTGTTCATTGTTACTATAGTAACTCTGGAGATATGAAGTGGTGCAGGATGGGTGGTGATTGTGTGATGTGGTATTCTGGGACTTTAAATGGAACATCAGTGACATTAAAGCGGACTAGTGAAGCCAACAACAGAACAGTCTTAACAGTGACTATGAGTGGACTGAAGATGAAGAACACTGACTGGTATTGGTGTAGAGTGGGAGAACTAGAGATGCCTGTTCACATCACTGTCAGTCAACAAACTGCAACACAGAGAACCTCTAAGATGTCCTCAA CAACCCAAGATCCAACCCCTCAACAACCCTCTGCCTCTCCAACTGCTGAGCCTGTTCAGACTGACAACACAAGTCAAGGAGCTGAGGGGAACATGGAGGTAGTTCACCAGAG GTCTGTGAAAGTCCTACTCATCTCTCTGGGCATcttggtggtggtgacagctggtATCCTAGTAACATGGAAGATGTGGAGAAAGCATA AGGACAATAAGGCCAAGGACCAGACAACTAACAACTCAGTG TCTTCTGACCCTGAGCAGGACATTACATACAGCACAGTGACTGTCGTGGAAAATCGGTTCAAATATAATgcttacaagaacttgtga